One window of the Flavobacteriaceae bacterium YJPT1-3 genome contains the following:
- a CDS encoding SMI1/KNR4 family protein: protein MKKLQIKKAGRLRLDSELTLFESEKGIKLPDSYREFLLTQNPYTVKEDLYQKDGRNYEIHHFYSFDSEIELSVQLSFENLNDFFEGKYFAFADDSGGWQYVISIQEVDYGKVYFCRMDEALEDALTLLADSFEQFVNGLEVGE, encoded by the coding sequence ATGAAGAAATTACAAATTAAGAAAGCTGGTAGGTTGAGGTTAGACAGTGAGCTAACCTTGTTTGAAAGTGAAAAAGGGATAAAACTCCCTGATTCGTACCGAGAATTTTTATTAACTCAAAACCCTTACACAGTTAAAGAAGACCTTTATCAAAAAGATGGAAGAAACTATGAAATTCATCATTTCTATTCTTTTGATTCAGAAATTGAATTATCAGTACAGTTAAGCTTTGAAAATTTGAATGATTTTTTTGAAGGTAAGTATTTTGCTTTTGCTGATGATTCAGGTGGGTGGCAGTATGTCATATCAATCCAAGAAGTAGATTATGGCAAGGTATATTTTTGCCGTATGGATGAAGCTCTTGAAGACGCGCTAACTCTGTTAGCAGATAGTTTTGAACAGTTTGTTAATGGTCTTGAAGTAGGAGAATAA